Proteins encoded within one genomic window of Bradyrhizobium sp. CB1717:
- the sdhD gene encoding succinate dehydrogenase, hydrophobic membrane anchor protein gives MSTADTPKRSMRTPLGRVRNLGAAHSGTSDFWRQRLTAVAMTLLMIPVLVIIMMTLGRNQAGAKQILGSLPIAVIMMLFIVASAWHMKIGMQVVIEDYVHNEKLKLTAIMLNNFFSIAVALASIYAILQLSSGV, from the coding sequence ATGAGCACTGCTGATACGCCCAAGCGCAGCATGCGCACCCCGCTCGGCCGCGTCCGCAATCTCGGCGCGGCGCATTCCGGCACGTCCGACTTCTGGCGCCAGCGCCTCACGGCGGTGGCGATGACGCTGCTGATGATCCCGGTGCTGGTGATCATCATGATGACGCTCGGCCGCAACCAGGCCGGCGCCAAGCAGATCCTCGGCTCGCTGCCGATCGCCGTCATCATGATGCTCTTCATCGTCGCCAGCGCCTGGCACATGAAGATCGGCATGCAGGTCGTGATCGAGGACTACGTTCACAACGAGAAGCTGAAGCTCACCGCGATCATGCTCAACAATTTCTTCTCGATCGCGGTCGCGCTCGCCTCGATCTACGCGATTCTCCAACTGTCATCCGGAGTGTAA
- the sdhC gene encoding succinate dehydrogenase, cytochrome b556 subunit: protein MTARIERPLSPHMQVYRWTLTMALSIVHRATGIALYVGTLLLAWWLIAAASGPAAYAHVQAFTGSIIGRLIVFGYTWALMHHMLSGIRHFVWDLGYGFKANEREALTWGAAIGGIALTVLIWIIAYAIGGGR, encoded by the coding sequence ATGACCGCACGGATCGAACGACCGCTTTCACCACACATGCAAGTCTACCGCTGGACGCTGACGATGGCGCTGTCCATCGTCCATCGCGCCACCGGTATCGCCCTTTACGTCGGAACCCTGCTGCTGGCCTGGTGGCTGATCGCGGCGGCCTCCGGCCCCGCCGCCTATGCCCATGTCCAGGCCTTCACCGGCAGCATCATCGGCCGCCTGATCGTGTTCGGCTACACCTGGGCGCTGATGCACCATATGCTGAGCGGCATCCGGCACTTCGTCTGGGACCTCGGCTACGGCTTCAAGGCCAATGAGCGCGAAGCGCTGACCTGGGGCGCAGCGATCGGCGGCATCGCCCTGACGGTGCTGATCTGGATCATCGCCTACGCGATCGGAGGCGGACGATGA
- a CDS encoding sulfite exporter TauE/SafE family protein — protein MIAGLDIKEIVELALLLIATGALSGFLAGVFGIGGGAILVPVFYECFRIAGVPLEVRMPLCVGTSLAVIIPTSIRSFQAHYKRGAVDMSILRVWWVPIVIGVVSGSVVARYAPERLFKIVFVCVAWSAAARLIFAREGWKFGDDLPKGPLMRVYGFCVGILSTLMGIGGGLFSNLLMTFYSRPIHQAVATSSALAVLISIPGALGYIYAGWPAAANYPAVAALQVPFALGYVSLIGAVLVMPMSLVTAPLGVRAAHAMSKRTLEAAFGCYLFIVGSRFVLSLLGGQ, from the coding sequence GTGATTGCAGGTCTTGATATCAAGGAGATCGTCGAGCTCGCGCTGCTGCTGATCGCAACCGGCGCGCTCTCGGGATTTCTGGCCGGCGTGTTCGGCATCGGCGGCGGCGCGATCCTGGTGCCGGTGTTCTACGAATGCTTCCGTATCGCCGGTGTGCCGCTCGAGGTGCGGATGCCGCTCTGCGTCGGCACTTCGCTCGCCGTGATCATCCCGACCTCCATCCGCTCGTTCCAGGCGCATTACAAGCGCGGTGCCGTGGACATGTCGATCCTGCGCGTCTGGTGGGTGCCGATCGTGATCGGCGTCGTCTCGGGGAGCGTCGTCGCGCGCTACGCGCCGGAGCGGCTGTTCAAGATCGTGTTCGTCTGCGTCGCCTGGTCGGCGGCGGCTCGTCTCATCTTCGCGCGCGAAGGCTGGAAGTTCGGCGACGATCTGCCGAAGGGGCCGTTGATGCGCGTCTACGGCTTCTGCGTCGGCATCCTGTCGACCCTGATGGGCATCGGCGGCGGCCTGTTCTCGAACCTGCTGATGACCTTCTATAGCCGTCCGATCCACCAGGCGGTCGCGACCTCGTCGGCCCTCGCCGTGCTGATCTCGATCCCCGGCGCGCTCGGCTACATCTATGCCGGCTGGCCGGCGGCGGCGAACTATCCCGCCGTCGCAGCGCTGCAAGTGCCCTTCGCGCTCGGCTACGTCTCGCTGATCGGCGCCGTGCTGGTGATGCCGATGAGCCTCGTCACCGCGCCGCTCGGTGTGCGAGCCGCGCATGCGATGTCGAAGCGGACGCTGGAAGCCGCGTTCGGGTGCTATCTGTTCATCGTCGGCAGCCGGTTTGTGCTGAGCCTGCTGGGCGGGCAGTAG
- a CDS encoding malonyl-CoA synthase: MNHAANANLFSRLFDGLDDPKRLAIETQDGAHISYGDLVARAGQMANVLVARGVKPGDRVAVQVEKSVANIVLYLATVRAGAVYLPLNTAYTLNELDYFIGDAEPSLVVCDPSKAEGLAPIAAKVKAKVETLGADGKGSLTEAADKAGSEFTTVPRASDDLAAILYTSGTTGRSKGAMLTHDNLASNSLSLVGYWRFTDKDVLIHALPIYHTHGLFVATNVTLFSRASMIFLPKLDPDLIIKLMARATVLMGVPTFYTRLLQNAALSHETTKHMRLFISGSAPLLADTHREWSARTGHAVLERYGMTETNMNTSNPYDGERVPGAVGFPLPGVSVRVTEPETGKELPREEIGMIEVKGPNVFKGYWRMPEKTKSEFRPDGFFITGDLGKIDDKGYVHILGRGKDLVISGGFNVYPKEIESEIDAMPGVVESAVIGVPHADFGEGVTAVLVCNKGADVSEASVLKALDGRLAKFKMPKRVFVVDELPRNTMGKVQKNVLRDTYKDIYAKK; this comes from the coding sequence ATGAACCACGCAGCCAACGCCAACCTGTTTTCCCGCCTGTTCGACGGCCTGGACGATCCCAAACGCCTCGCGATCGAGACGCAGGACGGCGCCCATATCAGCTATGGCGATCTGGTCGCGCGGGCAGGCCAAATGGCGAACGTGCTGGTTGCGCGCGGCGTGAAGCCGGGTGACCGCGTCGCCGTGCAGGTGGAGAAGTCGGTCGCCAACATCGTGCTGTATCTGGCGACGGTGCGGGCCGGCGCGGTCTATCTGCCGCTGAACACCGCCTATACGCTGAACGAGCTCGACTACTTCATCGGCGATGCCGAGCCGTCGCTGGTGGTCTGCGATCCCTCCAAGGCCGAGGGGCTCGCCCCGATCGCCGCCAAGGTGAAGGCCAAGGTCGAGACGCTCGGCGCTGACGGCAAGGGTTCGCTGACGGAGGCCGCCGACAAGGCGGGCAGCGAGTTCACGACCGTGCCGCGCGCCAGCGACGATCTCGCCGCGATCCTTTACACCTCGGGCACGACCGGCCGCTCCAAGGGCGCGATGCTGACGCACGACAATCTCGCGTCGAACTCGCTCTCGCTCGTCGGCTACTGGCGCTTCACCGACAAGGACGTCTTGATCCACGCGCTGCCGATCTACCACACCCACGGCCTGTTCGTGGCGACCAACGTGACGCTGTTCTCGCGCGCGTCGATGATCTTCCTGCCCAAGCTCGATCCGGACCTCATCATCAAGCTGATGGCCCGCGCCACGGTGCTGATGGGCGTGCCGACCTTCTATACCCGCCTGCTGCAGAACGCGGCGCTGTCGCACGAGACCACCAAGCACATGCGGCTGTTCATCTCCGGCTCGGCGCCGCTGCTCGCCGACACCCATCGCGAATGGTCGGCGCGCACGGGTCATGCGGTGCTCGAGCGCTACGGCATGACCGAAACCAACATGAACACGTCGAATCCTTACGACGGCGAGCGCGTGCCCGGCGCGGTCGGCTTTCCGCTGCCCGGCGTTTCCGTGCGCGTCACCGAGCCCGAGACCGGCAAGGAGCTGCCGCGCGAGGAGATCGGCATGATCGAGGTCAAGGGCCCGAACGTCTTCAAGGGCTACTGGCGCATGCCGGAGAAGACCAAGTCGGAATTCCGGCCCGACGGCTTCTTCATCACCGGCGATCTCGGCAAGATCGACGACAAGGGCTACGTCCACATTCTCGGCCGCGGCAAGGATCTCGTGATCTCCGGCGGCTTCAACGTCTACCCCAAGGAGATCGAGAGCGAGATCGACGCCATGCCAGGCGTGGTGGAATCCGCCGTGATCGGTGTGCCGCACGCCGATTTCGGCGAGGGCGTCACCGCGGTGCTGGTCTGCAACAAGGGCGCCGACGTCAGCGAGGCCTCGGTGCTGAAGGCGCTCGACGGGCGCCTGGCAAAATTCAAGATGCCCAAGCGGGTGTTCGTCGTCGACGAACTGCCGCGCAATACGATGGGCAAGGTGCAGAAGAACGTGCTGCGCGATACGTACAAGGATATTTACGCGAAGAAATAG
- a CDS encoding SDR family oxidoreductase: MSKNGKRVAWVTGGGSGIGEAGAEALAADGWTVVVSGRRKDALDTVVAKITGAGGAAEAIALDVSNAAEAQKAADQIVAKHGRIDLLVNNAGINVPKRSWNDMEQEGWDKLVQVNLNGVLYCMRAVLPTMRKQQDGSIINVSSWAGRHVSKMPGPAYTTTKHAVLALTHSFNMDECVNGLRACCLMPGEVATPILKLRPVVPSEAEQARMLQPEDLGRTIAFIASMPPRVCINELLISPTHNRGFIQTPLSRD; this comes from the coding sequence ATGTCAAAAAACGGGAAACGCGTGGCCTGGGTGACGGGCGGCGGCAGCGGGATCGGGGAAGCCGGCGCCGAGGCGCTTGCTGCTGACGGCTGGACAGTGGTGGTGTCGGGCCGCCGCAAGGACGCCCTGGATACCGTGGTTGCGAAGATCACGGGGGCGGGCGGGGCAGCCGAGGCCATTGCACTGGACGTGTCCAATGCGGCTGAAGCCCAGAAGGCGGCCGATCAGATCGTCGCCAAGCACGGCCGCATCGACCTTCTGGTCAACAACGCCGGCATCAATGTTCCCAAGCGCAGCTGGAACGACATGGAACAGGAGGGCTGGGACAAGCTGGTCCAGGTCAATCTCAACGGTGTGCTCTACTGCATGCGTGCGGTGCTGCCGACGATGCGCAAGCAGCAGGACGGATCGATCATCAACGTCTCCTCCTGGGCCGGCCGCCACGTCTCGAAGATGCCGGGTCCGGCCTACACCACCACCAAGCATGCGGTGCTGGCGCTGACTCATTCCTTCAACATGGACGAATGCGTCAACGGCCTGCGCGCCTGCTGCCTGATGCCGGGCGAGGTGGCGACACCGATCCTGAAGCTGCGCCCGGTGGTGCCGAGCGAGGCGGAGCAGGCCAGGATGCTGCAACCCGAAGATTTGGGACGCACCATCGCCTTCATCGCCTCGATGCCGCCGCGCGTCTGCATCAACGAGCTGCTGATCAGCCCGACGCATAATCGCGGGTTCATCCAGACGCCGCTGAGCAGGGATTAG
- a CDS encoding fasciclin domain-containing protein, whose product MSKRIAYLAAAAFSALAITATVVAPVRAEEKTVMVGGAAMFPSKNIVQNAVNSKDHTTLVAAVKAAGLVPTLESKGPFTVFAPTNAAFGKLPAGTVDSLVKPENKATLTKILTYHVVPGKLEASDLTDGKKLKTAEGEELTVKKMDGKTWIVDAKGGTSMVTISNVNQSNGVIHVVDTVLMPAT is encoded by the coding sequence ATGTCGAAGCGCATTGCCTATCTCGCTGCCGCCGCCTTCAGCGCCCTCGCCATCACCGCGACCGTCGTCGCACCCGTGCGTGCCGAGGAAAAGACCGTGATGGTCGGCGGCGCCGCGATGTTCCCGTCGAAGAACATCGTCCAGAACGCGGTCAACTCGAAGGATCACACCACGCTGGTGGCGGCGGTGAAGGCGGCCGGCCTCGTGCCGACCTTGGAAAGCAAGGGTCCGTTCACGGTGTTCGCGCCGACCAACGCCGCCTTCGGCAAGCTGCCGGCCGGCACCGTCGACAGCCTGGTCAAGCCCGAGAACAAGGCGACCCTGACCAAGATCCTCACCTACCATGTCGTGCCCGGCAAGCTCGAGGCCTCCGACCTCACCGACGGCAAGAAGCTGAAGACCGCCGAGGGCGAGGAGCTGACGGTCAAGAAGATGGACGGCAAGACCTGGATCGTCGACGCCAAGGGCGGCACCTCGATGGTGACGATCTCCAACGTCAACCAGTCGAACGGCGTCATCCATGTGGTCGACACCGTGCTGATGCCGGCGACGTAA
- a CDS encoding cytochrome b/b6 domain-containing protein yields the protein MSSLTVTDEQVRSTPTKVIQPAWVRVMHWINALAMILMILSGWQIYNASPLFGFSFPREYTLGGWLGGGLLWHFAAMWLLMVNGLAYLITGFATGRFRKKLLPITPSGVLHDVRAALTFKLGHDDLTVYNYVQRLLYAGIIVVGVLIVLSGLGMWKPVQLYYLVMLFGDYPTARYVHFFCMAAICAFLVIHVLLALLVPKSLRAMIIGR from the coding sequence ATGTCGAGCCTCACAGTCACCGACGAGCAGGTCAGGTCCACCCCGACCAAAGTGATCCAGCCGGCCTGGGTCCGCGTCATGCATTGGATCAACGCCCTCGCCATGATCCTGATGATCCTGTCGGGCTGGCAGATCTACAACGCTTCGCCGCTGTTCGGCTTCAGCTTCCCGCGCGAGTACACGCTCGGCGGCTGGCTCGGCGGCGGCCTGCTCTGGCACTTTGCGGCGATGTGGCTGCTGATGGTCAACGGCCTCGCCTATCTCATCACCGGCTTCGCCACCGGCCGCTTCCGGAAAAAACTGCTGCCGATCACGCCGTCCGGCGTGCTGCACGACGTCAGGGCAGCGCTGACCTTCAAGCTCGGCCATGACGACCTCACCGTCTACAATTACGTGCAGCGCCTGCTTTATGCCGGCATCATCGTGGTCGGCGTGCTGATCGTGCTCTCCGGCCTCGGGATGTGGAAGCCGGTGCAGCTCTATTATCTCGTGATGCTGTTCGGCGATTATCCGACCGCGCGCTACGTGCACTTCTTCTGCATGGCCGCGATCTGCGCCTTCCTCGTCATTCACGTCCTGCTCGCGCTGCTGGTGCCCAAGAGCCTGCGTGCGATGATCATTGGCCGCTGA
- a CDS encoding molybdopterin-binding protein, with protein sequence MAKRSFLIPGVDKRLLIKDAIKTMPDFTRRRFIAGGASLGALTLLTGCDVVDSSSADTLLSQVSKFNDAVQAFIFNPDALAPTFPESAITKPFPFNAYYDLDDAPDVDGKDWKLEVRGLVDNKKSWTLDELYKLPQVTQITRHICVEGWSAIGSWTGTPLRDFLKLIGADTRAKYVWFQCADKDGYNSPLDMRSALHPQTQMTFKYANEILPRAYGFPMKIRVPTKLGFKNPKYVVSMEVTNDYKGGYWEDQGYNSFSGS encoded by the coding sequence ATGGCCAAGCGCTCATTCCTGATCCCCGGCGTCGACAAGCGTCTGCTCATCAAGGACGCCATCAAGACGATGCCGGACTTTACCCGTCGCCGCTTCATTGCGGGCGGCGCCAGCTTAGGTGCGCTGACGCTGCTGACCGGCTGCGACGTCGTGGACTCGTCCTCGGCCGATACGCTGCTGTCGCAGGTCTCGAAGTTCAACGACGCGGTGCAGGCCTTTATCTTCAATCCCGACGCGCTGGCGCCGACCTTCCCCGAAAGCGCGATCACAAAGCCGTTCCCGTTCAACGCCTATTACGATCTCGACGACGCGCCTGATGTCGACGGCAAAGACTGGAAGCTCGAAGTGCGCGGCCTCGTCGACAACAAGAAGTCCTGGACGCTCGACGAACTCTACAAGCTGCCGCAGGTGACGCAGATCACGCGTCACATCTGCGTCGAGGGCTGGAGCGCGATCGGCAGCTGGACCGGCACGCCTTTGCGCGATTTCTTAAAACTGATCGGCGCCGACACGCGAGCGAAATATGTCTGGTTCCAGTGCGCCGACAAGGACGGCTACAACTCGCCCTTGGACATGCGCAGCGCGCTGCATCCGCAGACCCAGATGACGTTCAAATACGCGAACGAGATTCTGCCGCGTGCCTACGGCTTCCCAATGAAGATCCGCGTGCCCACGAAACTCGGCTTCAAGAACCCGAAATACGTGGTCTCGATGGAAGTCACCAACGACTACAAGGGCGGCTACTGGGAAGACCAGGGGTATAATTCGTTCAGCGGGAGCTGA
- a CDS encoding YbfB/YjiJ family MFS transporter, with protein sequence MHAPDRPPLEAHPARLILTLSLAATVGLGIGRFAYALVLPDMREDLGWSYSAAGFMNTINAVGYLVGALVASRLIRRVGWSAAIRGGTLACVAALATCALTGNFVALSLARLVLGLGAAAGFVAGGALAAAIAQSRPERANFLLSLFYAGPGTGILASGLIAPFTLQYFGPGSWWLVWWALTLLSVAMTIPLFLIRIESGVRFSEGGHAAFALPPVLIYLAGYFLFGAGYIAYMTFMIAYVRDGGGGAAAQAAFWSLIGLSAFVTPWAWRGVLALDRGGLATAIILGTNALGAALPMLGHSPAWLAVSAIVFGVAFFAVVGSTTAFVRFNYPPEVWPTAIAAMTISFGVGQTLGPIVVGAITDALGSLSYALNVSAALLALGAVAALCQRKVGPAK encoded by the coding sequence TTGCACGCCCCTGACCGCCCCCCGCTAGAGGCGCATCCCGCGCGGCTGATCCTGACCCTGTCGCTGGCCGCGACGGTCGGGCTCGGTATCGGCCGTTTTGCCTATGCGCTGGTGCTGCCCGATATGCGGGAGGACCTCGGCTGGTCCTACTCGGCGGCCGGTTTCATGAACACCATCAATGCCGTCGGCTATCTCGTGGGCGCCCTGGTGGCGTCCCGGCTGATCCGGCGCGTCGGCTGGTCGGCCGCGATCCGCGGCGGAACCCTGGCCTGCGTCGCCGCCCTCGCCACCTGCGCACTGACGGGCAATTTCGTCGCGCTGAGCCTTGCCCGCCTGGTGCTGGGCCTCGGGGCCGCGGCCGGCTTCGTCGCCGGCGGCGCGCTGGCCGCGGCGATCGCGCAGTCGCGCCCCGAACGGGCCAATTTCCTGCTCAGCCTGTTCTATGCCGGTCCCGGGACCGGCATTCTCGCCTCTGGGCTGATCGCCCCGTTCACGCTGCAATATTTCGGGCCGGGCTCGTGGTGGCTGGTGTGGTGGGCGCTGACGCTGCTGTCGGTCGCCATGACGATCCCGCTGTTCCTGATCCGCATCGAAAGCGGTGTGCGTTTCTCGGAAGGCGGCCACGCCGCCTTCGCGCTTCCGCCCGTGCTGATTTATCTGGCCGGCTATTTCCTGTTCGGCGCCGGCTACATCGCCTACATGACCTTCATGATCGCCTATGTGCGCGACGGCGGCGGCGGCGCCGCGGCGCAGGCGGCGTTCTGGAGCCTGATCGGCCTGTCCGCCTTCGTCACGCCCTGGGCCTGGCGCGGCGTGCTGGCGCTCGATCGCGGCGGCCTCGCCACCGCCATCATCCTCGGCACCAACGCGCTCGGTGCGGCCCTGCCGATGCTCGGCCATTCGCCGGCCTGGCTCGCGGTGTCGGCAATCGTGTTCGGCGTCGCCTTCTTCGCCGTGGTCGGCTCGACTACCGCCTTCGTCCGCTTCAACTACCCGCCGGAGGTGTGGCCGACCGCGATCGCGGCAATGACGATCTCGTTCGGAGTCGGCCAGACGCTCGGCCCGATCGTGGTCGGCGCGATCACCGATGCGCTGGGGAGCTTGAGTTACGCGCTGAATGTCTCGGCCGCGCTGCTGGCGCTGGGCGCGGTGGCGGCGCTGTGTCAGCGGAAGGTGGGACCAGCCAAATAA